The Syntrophorhabdus sp. genome segment CGATGTGATGGAAGCACGCTTCGAAGAAAGACCCGACCCCCCGCACGGAAAGCTCCTGTCCGTCGTGACCTCCGTCGCCGACCTTCTCGCCGGACCATCCGTCACCGCGGAGCGGTTGACACAGCTTCTCCTCAACGAGGCACTGCGCTGTTTAGGCGACGAGAACGACTGGTACATGGTGGAGGCCCTTGAGCAGAAGAAGCTCTCCGATGACGGCTGGAGAGGCTATCCCGGCTGGGTGGCCAAAGACCGGGCGGCCCCCGCGGAGGACGGCCCCGTTTTCGACGGTGTCCTGGTGCGCGGCACCCTCGCCTCTAAGCCTTCGGCGTCCGCTCTCTATCTCTCCGCCGGAACCCGGCTGGCAATGACGGGGAAACACAGGAACGGTCTTGCCGGCATACGCCTGCCAGGCGATACGGCGGCGTGGGTCCCTGACGCTGACATCCGGCGGGCCGACACCGGCATCGGCTCCGCTGCAACGAGGCAAAACGTCATCGGTACAGCCATGTCCTTCATCGACACGACTTACCTGTGGGGAGGAAGAAGCACGCCTCTTCGGTCCCTCCGTCGCGGGCCCGCGGTTTCCGGTGTCGGGGGTCCCCTTCCGGCGACAGGGGTGGACTGCTCCGGCCTCGTCAACCTCTCCTATCGCGCCGCAGGGATCGATGTTCCCCGGGACGCCCGTGACCAGTATGCTGCGGCAAGACCCCTTTCCCCGGACCGGCTCCGGCCCGCAGATCTCATATTCCTCACTTCCGGCGAGGGCCGGGGGATCGACCACGTCATCCTTTATCTCGGCGGGGAACGGTTCATCGAGGCCATCGAAACGGGCAGGCCCGTCGAGGTGGGGACGTTCAGGACCCGCTTCGGGGAGAGCTATGAGGAGATGGTGCGTGCCGGCCCTTCCCGCTGGTCCGGGCGCATCCACTTCGC includes the following:
- a CDS encoding C40 family peptidase, translating into MEARFEERPDPPHGKLLSVVTSVADLLAGPSVTAERLTQLLLNEALRCLGDENDWYMVEALEQKKLSDDGWRGYPGWVAKDRAAPAEDGPVFDGVLVRGTLASKPSASALYLSAGTRLAMTGKHRNGLAGIRLPGDTAAWVPDADIRRADTGIGSAATRQNVIGTAMSFIDTTYLWGGRSTPLRSLRRGPAVSGVGGPLPATGVDCSGLVNLSYRAAGIDVPRDARDQYAAARPLSPDRLRPADLIFLTSGEGRGIDHVILYLGGERFIEAIETGRPVEVGTFRTRFGESYEEMVRAGPSRWSGRIHFASFLEERDNGKDRPESYDGR